Below is a genomic region from Gillisia sp. Hel_I_86.
AGGTTATGGTCTTAAAAAGAAGTGTCCTACTAAGGAAATTTTAAAATCTAAACTTAGGATATATCAATTCGATTCCAGCAGACTGAAATAATATCCCGTAATTTACAATTATGCCAATGCCGATTACTTTAGTTGAATATCTAAAATTTTATGGAGAGCTGTCCAATGATGATATGTCATTAATTTTGGAACACCCAGTTGTCAAGGATTTTAAAATGGGGGATATTTTTGTTGCTACCGGCAAAATTGTTTTAGAAGGATTTACTATTTAAAAAAATATCATGAATAAAACCCTATTTATTACAGGAAGTACCGACGGCATCGGGAAGTTGACTGCCTTAAAATTGGCTAAAGAAGGTCACACTGTTTATATCCACGGAAGAAGTAGAAGTAAGTTGGAAGCCGTAATTTCCGAAATAAAAGAACAATCCAACAATGCAAACATACAAGGTTTTATTGCCGATTTTTCAGATTTGGATGCCGTTTCAAAAATGGCAGAGCAGATTAAGGACGAAGTTCCTAAAATTGATGTGCTTATCAATAATGCAGGCATTTATAATAGCAAAAACGCTAACAATAAAAATGGCTTGAATACCCGAACGGTTGTCAATTATCTGGCACCCTATGTGTTGACGAATGCCATGCTGCCTCTTCTTAAAAAATCGGAAACACCACGAATCATCAATTTGAGTTCGGCTGCTCAAGCACCGATATCGGAAGCAGTTCTCACAGGAAAAGAGCAAGCCTCGGAAAGCGCAACATATGCTCAAAGCAAGCTGGCCTTGACGATGTGGAGTTTTGATTTGGCAAAACAAGAGCCGAACATTACGGTAAATGCAGTAAATCCTGGTTCCTTATTAAATACAAAAATGGTCAAAGAAGCTTTCGGGAACCATTGGTCGCCGGCAGAAAAAGGTGTGGGTATTTTATATGATTTAGCGCTGTCTGAAACTTATAAAGGGGATTCTGGAAAGTACTTTGACAATGATAAGGGAAATTTTGCCAGAGCACATCAAGATGCCTATGACCAAAGTAAAATAAGTCGACTCGTAGAGATTACAAGAGAAATTTTGATTAAAGTATATTGACATCAATAATGGAATTATGAAAATAGCAGTAACATGCGCAAGCGGACAACTCGGTTCAGCCATAGCAAATCAATTGATAAAAGAAATTGGTAAAGAAAACGTCATCGGAATTGCAAGAACGCCAGAAAAAGCAAAACACCTCGGCATTGAGATTAGAAAAGGTGATTATAACAATAGCCAAGAATTTGACGAAGCATTAATTGGAATTGACACGGTTCTGTTGCTTTCAGGAATGGACGAGCCCCAAAAAAGAATTCAACAACATAGAAACGTGATTGAAGCAGCAAAGGCAAACGGAGTGAAAAAGATAGTTTACACCAGTATTGTTGGAGCAGAAGAAAACAACGCTTTTAGCCCAGTTGTGCAGTCCAACCGCCAAACGGAAAAAGACATTCAAAATTCAGGGCTCAATTGGGCAATAGGCGGAAACGGTATTTACATTGAGCCAGATTTAGAGTATATAAATACGTATGTAAAAGAAGATGAGATTAGAAATTGTGCTGGTGACGGAAGATGTACTTATACCAGCAGGGAAGAATTAGGAATTGCGTATGCTAAAATGTGTGTTGAGGAAAAGCACAATGGACACATCTACAATCTTGTAGGCAAGCCCATTATACAAACCCAACTTGCGGATTATATAAACCAAGTTTACAGCACAAATCTTGTTTATAATTCAGTTTCAGTGGAAGACTATGCCACCGAAAGAAAAAAAGAATTGGGGGATTTTTTAGGAACTGTGATTGCAGGCATTTACGAAGGCATAAAAAACGGTGTAAATGATATTTCTTCTGATTATGAAAAAGCAACTGGAAGACCGCATAAATCGACATTGGAAATCATATTGGAATATAAAAAAACCGACTAAATAACCCGATTTTTAACAATCTCTTCTTCTTGCGAATACCTTCAAAAAGCATTCAGATTCGATATTATGCTTTTAATGTAGAGGCTCGGATAATCAGATTTGTTTTAATTTCAATGGTCTTGGTCATTAAGACATTATTTGGTGTATCGATTTCTTCAATTAAATATTGAACTGCAGTTTTCCCAATTCGGTTTCCAGGTTGCTCGATAGTGGTTAGTTGTGGCTCGATAATTACAGAATTTGCATTATTGCTAAATCCAACGACGGCGATTTCTTCAGGAATATTAACGTTAAATTTTTTTAAAACCTTAATGCAACCAATAGCTGCTGTATCCGTAATGGCAAAAATGGCATCTGGGCGTTCTTTCAAACTTAAAAGAATATTGGTCATTCTTTTACCCTCGTCTAAATCAATATCCTCACAGTTCAGAATAATTTTTTCATCGATTGGAATGTTGTGTTCCTTTAGGGCTTTTAAATATCCAGCATATCGCTTTTCTGAATTATATGAAAACTCAAATTCCTTAATAATAGCAATTCGCTTCTTACCTATGTTGATTAAATGCTCAACCGCATCAAATGCAGCCTCTTCATCATTAATAACGACTTGAGTACAGGGAATTTTGCTAGAAACCTTATCAAATAAAATAAGAGGAATTCTGTTTAATGTCCTTAAAACATTGTCAATATCTCGAGTTAGTTTGGAAAGGGAAAGCAAAATGCCATCCACTCCAAATTGAATCATGGTATTAAGCATCTCAGCCTGTCTTTCAATATCATTATTGGATTCTGAAATGATAACCCTATAACCTCGCGCCGCAGCTTCTTCAAGAATCCCTGTAATGATGGTTGTGGTATAATGATGTGTGACATTTGATACCACAACTCCTATGATATTAGAGCGATGTTGTCGAAATCCTTTGGCAAAAAGGTTCGGCACATAATTCATTTCTTTTGCCAAGGTTTTTACTTTTTCCTTGGTCTGGTCACTTATCCCTTGATGGTCATTTAATGCTCTAGAAACTGTTGAAATTGAAATGTTTAGAGATTCAGCTATTTTTTTTAGGGTGGTGACATCCTTTTTCATAATAACGAAATATTAAATTAAAATGCAAACGTTACCGCAAACGTTTGCGTACAAATATCCTAAATTTTAGGCAAATTAATTGCGAACTTATTATTTATTTCGGCAAATAAATTAACTAATCCTTAATAATATGAAAACAATTTTTTTAATGCTTATTGGTATTTGTAGCATTTCTACAACGTTTGCGCAGACCGAAATTACTGGTACCGTTAAAGACAATGCAGGCGTACCTGTGGTGGGCGCCAATATCTTTATTAAAGGGAGCACCTCGGGAACCAATTCAGATTTTGATGGAATCTTCAGTTTTACAACAGAGCTTGAAGGAGAACAAACCCTCCAGGTATCTTATTTAGGATATGAAACACTTAATCAAAAAATTAATTTGGATGGTACAAAACTTGTCTTAAAGATTGTTTTAAAGGAAGGGGGCAATGCTTTGGATGAAGTGGTTTTAACTGCCACATCAACCACACGTTCTCAAAAGGAAACACCGATGTCCATCACTTCTTTTGGATCCAAAGAATTATCCAAAACCAACATTAGCAGTCAAGCCGATGTGCTTCGTAGTGTTCCGGGTATTACTGCTGAAGGAGGAGGTGGTGAGGTAGCGTCCAACATTTTTGTAAGAGGTTTGCCTTCAGGTGGTCAATATCAATTTAATCCATTGCAAATTGATGGGATGCCTGTATTGGCAACTTTTGGTTTGAACTCTTCTGCACATGACGTTTATTTTAGGAATGACATTGGGATAAAAAGTTTGGAGTTTGTTCGCGGAGGATCTTCCATTTTATATGGAGTGGGTTCTGTTGCTGGTATTATAAACTATACGAGCATCACGGGAAATCCAAATCCTAGACATATTCTTAGGACCGAAGTGGCCTCAGATTCTAGATATAAAGCCGACTTCTTAACCAGTGGTCCATTGGGAGGTAAAGATTCCCAAACTTTTTATGCACTATCTGGATTTTACAGATATGATCAAGGGCCTTTAAAAACTGGCTTGGACACTGAAGGATTTCAATTAAGAGGGAACATTAAGCATTTAACCGAAAAAGGATCTATAACTGTTTCAGGACAATGGATAGATGACAAAGTACAGTTTTTCCTGCCTTTCCCATTAGAAGGTGGTTCGCGTAATCGTCCAACCGGAAATGATGGAAATGAGATTTTTACTTTGCAAACTGCAGCGGCTTCGGATATTTCATATGCAACACCAGATGGAACTTATCAATCTCCAATAGAAGATGGTGTATTAACGAAAGGTGGCTATTTTTTAACCAATTTTAATCATCGTTTTTCAGATGATTTAAAACTGGATGCAAAATTAAGATACTCAAGATACGAGCACCAATTTAACTTGTTTTTAGATGGTAGTGGTGTCAGTGGAGCCAAGGTTGTAGAAACACAAGCAGAATATTTAGCTGCTAGAGAGTTGACCTCCGGTGATTTTACACTACTAAATGGC
It encodes:
- a CDS encoding SDR family NAD(P)-dependent oxidoreductase, with protein sequence MNKTLFITGSTDGIGKLTALKLAKEGHTVYIHGRSRSKLEAVISEIKEQSNNANIQGFIADFSDLDAVSKMAEQIKDEVPKIDVLINNAGIYNSKNANNKNGLNTRTVVNYLAPYVLTNAMLPLLKKSETPRIINLSSAAQAPISEAVLTGKEQASESATYAQSKLALTMWSFDLAKQEPNITVNAVNPGSLLNTKMVKEAFGNHWSPAEKGVGILYDLALSETYKGDSGKYFDNDKGNFARAHQDAYDQSKISRLVEITREILIKVY
- a CDS encoding SDR family oxidoreductase → MKIAVTCASGQLGSAIANQLIKEIGKENVIGIARTPEKAKHLGIEIRKGDYNNSQEFDEALIGIDTVLLLSGMDEPQKRIQQHRNVIEAAKANGVKKIVYTSIVGAEENNAFSPVVQSNRQTEKDIQNSGLNWAIGGNGIYIEPDLEYINTYVKEDEIRNCAGDGRCTYTSREELGIAYAKMCVEEKHNGHIYNLVGKPIIQTQLADYINQVYSTNLVYNSVSVEDYATERKKELGDFLGTVIAGIYEGIKNGVNDISSDYEKATGRPHKSTLEIILEYKKTD
- a CDS encoding LacI family DNA-binding transcriptional regulator encodes the protein MKKDVTTLKKIAESLNISISTVSRALNDHQGISDQTKEKVKTLAKEMNYVPNLFAKGFRQHRSNIIGVVVSNVTHHYTTTIITGILEEAAARGYRVIISESNNDIERQAEMLNTMIQFGVDGILLSLSKLTRDIDNVLRTLNRIPLILFDKVSSKIPCTQVVINDEEAAFDAVEHLINIGKKRIAIIKEFEFSYNSEKRYAGYLKALKEHNIPIDEKIILNCEDIDLDEGKRMTNILLSLKERPDAIFAITDTAAIGCIKVLKKFNVNIPEEIAVVGFSNNANSVIIEPQLTTIEQPGNRIGKTAVQYLIEEIDTPNNVLMTKTIEIKTNLIIRASTLKA
- a CDS encoding TonB-dependent receptor; the protein is MKTIFLMLIGICSISTTFAQTEITGTVKDNAGVPVVGANIFIKGSTSGTNSDFDGIFSFTTELEGEQTLQVSYLGYETLNQKINLDGTKLVLKIVLKEGGNALDEVVLTATSTTRSQKETPMSITSFGSKELSKTNISSQADVLRSVPGITAEGGGGEVASNIFVRGLPSGGQYQFNPLQIDGMPVLATFGLNSSAHDVYFRNDIGIKSLEFVRGGSSILYGVGSVAGIINYTSITGNPNPRHILRTEVASDSRYKADFLTSGPLGGKDSQTFYALSGFYRYDQGPLKTGLDTEGFQLRGNIKHLTEKGSITVSGQWIDDKVQFFLPFPLEGGSRNRPTGNDGNEIFTLQTAAASDISYATPDGTYQSPIEDGVLTKGGYFLTNFNHRFSDDLKLDAKLRYSRYEHQFNLFLDGSGVSGAKVVETQAEYLAARELTSGDFTLLNGQPLPANALLFENRILDRDRPLTELMADFKLTKTTGQHNITFGSFISRSKAGDFNVITNYLGEFNDSPELVNLSGYTVNGVTNRGTSYTNRNINSNKIAFFVADEIKLERWNLDFGIRYERASGDIENEGTASYNVDNTGIANLDNVNWGNGSWTRGHVSADDFALAIAGLYKVNDNLSAYANFSRGYFFPELRGTKFDDLGNPNSYDTEKILQGELGVKYGAGKFSGTAALYSVSLKDRKSISFVNDGSGGTTEEVDTQDTKTFGIETTWKYKFTNEFNFNGTFTFQDHEISKSEANPEYEGNELRRQPNVVAALGLDYDNTKLDGSFVYNYTGEKFSNDANSIELDAIGLANLNLGYTFNVGEADETIRLGAQVFNLFNDNGVTEGSPRLNNSQTEEEYFVGRPVLPTRVFLNATFNF